The sequence AAAACACTGTGAAGCTGTCACCCAAGCCAAGACTGGGTGAAGAGGGTGTCGTGTGGCAGCAGTTGCTGgcacaacactgcatgtaaacaGAGTGGCACACATTTGGCAGCATGCCCCAGGACCCTTCAGAATAGAGCCAGTTGACTGGGACTGCAGCTTTGAGGGAGAAGTGTCGATGTTTGTTCAGACCTGGCagggatgttttccaatgtatcCTTCAGTAATAGATCAGCAGGTGCCAAAATTAAACCGCATGATGTATTTAACACCATCCCTCTCTGGGTGTGAGGTCCCCACCCCCGAGCTGCAGACTCACCCACCCTGCTTTCTTCTAAGTGCTACCGTGTCGTGGCAGCCACTACACTGGGACGGACGTGCCCCAGCATGATCTCGGCTGTGCTGTGACGCCGTGGTACTTTGAAGGAGCAGGAAGCGACTTGGGATGTGCCTCCCGCCCTGAGGCACAAAACAGTGCAACCATGTTCCCACCCCACGTGTGAATGTGAAACCGAGATTGTGGAGATAGTAGAGTTGGATTTAGGCAATATGGGGCTCTAGGCATGCCCCGCACAAAGGGTACCATGGGCCCCACCTATCCCATGACCATTCCCCTTCCCTGTGGTCCCACCCCCTGCACGTGCCTCTACCCTCTCTTAGGGTGGCAGTGGTCAACTGTACAAGACGGGGGGGGAGCTTTCTAGCCCTCCTTTCAGCCTGCCCACTGTTCCCTGACTTCAGGTGGGCCAGGGTATGTTCAGAGGAGAGGAAGACTCTGCCTCCGCCCACCCGTGGGGAGatgaggggagcagggagagctTTCCAACAGAATCACAATGCAGTGATAGCAGTGAAAGAGTCCTCCTCTGGCTCCGAAGGGTAGCGGAGCTGTGGACAACTCTGGGAATCCACACACGCTTACCCGCCTTTACCGGACAGAGACGGCCTCCTTTCTAAGCCTCTGTCTGGGAGTTCACGAACAAGACCCTGTGTCTAAGAGGTCCCTGCCAGGGTGTCCCAGAGACCCTGTGTCAGATATTTAGCTGGAGCGAGGAGAAAGGGTTTGACCACGTTAGACAAAATGGTTTTTATCAGTGACCTTATTTCACTACTCCTCTGACCATGTGGGGAGGCTGAAATGTCTGACACTGACCATGGGTTTTTCTGCCACTCTCTCTTGCAGGGAAGGAATCGCCATGCCAGCAGGCATCTTCCGGGTGTGTCTGGTGGTGATTACGGCCATCGTCAACCACCCACTCCTCTTCCCCAAAGAGAATGCCACTGTTCCTGAGTACGCTGAGGACATCATCCAGAAGATGAAGGCGCATGAGGAGAACCTCCGGCTGGAGCAGCTGCGTTTGGAGCAAGAGATTGCCGGACAGGAGGCCGCGCTAAAGACTTTGGAAAAGGCCACAGAGACGGAGGAGCAGAACATCAAGGAACCTCTCCCCTGGGACTTGTGGAGCGCCATGTCCATGGTCATTTTCCTGCTGATCGAGCTCTGGAGGCAGGATTACCAAGATGGGAACTGGCAGGAGTCAGCCTGTGAGGAAGACGACATGGCCGTTCTAGGGAAAGCATTCAAGGGCGTGGCCCTCCCAGACAAGGCCGCGTTGGCCAACTTCTACGAGAGGTGTATCCTGGGTGCCACCGGTGACATGGCTAGGAAGCGAGAGTTGGTGGAAGGCTTTGCGGATGACTTGCTGGAGGCCCTGAGGAGCGTGTGTAACCGGGACGCCGACATGGAAGTGGAGGAGTCCATAGGGGTGGGGAGCATGTACGAAAACTGGAGGGTGAACAAGCCTTTGGTTTGCGACTTGATCGTCCCTTTCACGCCCCCAGAGCCATACTGTTTCCGATCCCAGACCTGGTGCTCAAGGGAGTCAGTCCGACCAGACAAACAAGGCTACGGCACCATAAAAGTCTGCAGGGCGGATGaggatgcagcaggttgcatctGTGGCAagactaagctgggggaagacaTGTTGTGCCTCCTCCATAGCCAAACCAACCAGACCAGGCCCAGCGGTGAGATGGAGGATCTGCTGTGCTTCAAGAATACCCAGTATCTGGATGCCGACCAGGTCATGAAGTGGTTCCAGATCGCGATCACCAAGTCTTGGAACAAAATCTCCCACAAATATGAATTCGACGTCACCTTCAACCTCTTGGACGCACCGGGAGCCCTGAAGATAAAATTCAGGTCTGGGAAGTCCATTGCCTTTAATCTCACCCCTGTGGTACAGTGCGAAGACTCGGATGCCTATTTCATCTCCCATTTCCCCCGCAGCGGCCTGACGGCTGATCCTGCCTCCAGTACTGACTGGTTTGTTACTTTTGCGGTGTACGAGAGGAGGTTCATCCACTCCATCTCCAAAAAGCTGCCTGCCAATGCCTGCCACCTTAGCTGCCTTCAGATCCTCTCCTTCCTTCATGGAAAGCAGTGCAGCTTAACAGGTCCAAGCAGCCTCACCAACTACCACCTGAAGACAGTGATGCTGCATTTACTGCAGACCCGGCCCTATCAGGACTGGGCCTCTGAGAACCTGGAGGCCAGGCTGCAAGACATGCTGAAGTTCCTGGAGAAAAGTCTGCAGGAAAAGAAGCTCTGCCACTTTTTCATTGGAAACCGGAAGGTGCCAGAGGTGCTGAACTTCCCAGTAGTGTTCCAGAAGGCAGAGCCACTCAACCTTTTCCGTCCATTTGTTCTGCACAGGGACGCTTACAGAAAGACGGTGGACACGTTTCATGAGATGCTGAGGAACACCTCCGCACTGATAAACGAGTACACAGTGCACATTCCCTCTGTGGGACACACAAATATGCTCCACAAAGAATCCCTTTAGCAGGACCAGTGGAGAAATGCTCTTCCACCAAGCACAAGTTCCTGGGGCATCGCAGAAACCTCTTGTAGGcagttgacttcagcaggagagactcTCTCCTTTCATGGAAACCAGTGCAGGCCCTGGTTTCTTCAGAGTGGGAGCAGAAGAAAGAAGGGGAGAAACTGAAAGATTTATGCTGTCAAAGTGTCCCTCCACTCCACCAATGGGTTGGCtggtttgttttttcacattGTGCACCAGTCCCTGTGGTGGTGACAAGCAACAGACAGGACTAATCTATTCAGGTGTTGCAATGCAAATATTGGGGGTTATTCAGAATCTCTAATCAAAtatttagtttgtttttaaaggaggaggaagggaaggggatgagAGGGAAACTAAGATGGCTCCCACAAAAAAATAATGTTGCAAATGAGACCTCCtacttgtaaaaagcaacagcccTGTGACTGCAGCTTGAAAGTTTAGTAACAGCTGGTTTTTctgtgtttggggatggagggagtTAAAACCCAGACTCTGCAGATGAATTTCAATCCCCCATATAGCAGCAGAGAAAGCAGCATTGAAATCAACCATCGTTTTTTAAACTAATGGGAATTCAAGTTGCAAAAGTGCCCACCTAGTAGGACTTTCAGCTGCAGCAAAACAACctcttcccctttcctcccccacccaaatacATATTTCCTGTACCTTGCAAAATCCTTCTCCCTTGGGAAGCATACCGGAGACAGGGGGCAGGATGCATTTGTGATACAATTATAATTAGTCTCTTTCGTTATCATCCTGGTAAAGGGCAGGGGAGTAGACTTCGTGCCTGGGTGAGCATATGGTCAGGACAGTGTCCCATTGCTGTTCTGAATGACCCAATCGAGCATTCTTTTGATGTTCGTATCCTTTGAGCAGCAAGACAGACACAAACAGAGCAGGTTCCTAAGGGACAAACTGTGTTTTCCACTTAAGCAGCTGATACGTGTGTAGAGGAACCCACTGATGCCACTGTGAAATGAGCCCAGATATAACAGTCTCCTAGCAGGGTAGGTATTAACCTCGCAACCTGGTATGAATAATCTGCCTGCCTGCTTTCGTAGGATAAAAAATGTACTAGAACTGCTATGACTAAGGAAAAGAGTGGTGCACAAGGGCAACTGGCAAACAGGAGCTTTAAAGCTGGATGTGGCAAACTCTTAGTCTCCACAGTAAAACTGCTATCCTGTCTCTCCTCCTAAACACCCCCCGGAAGGTCTCCATCTGCATCCAGACAAGACTGCCTCCAGTCTTCAGAAATGCTGCTGCTTTGATCAGTTGCCTTTAGGAGTCTCAGCTAGAGTGAGGCGAGGCCCACAGCCCTGTGGGACCAAAGCATGGTGCATTTACAGCCCCTCCCAAGCTTCAAGCAACTGCAGGAGAGCGAGAGTCTGAGGATCAAGTCTTAGCTTCTAAATCTGGAAGGCTTTAAACAATTTTGTATTTTGAGGTTCGGGCTCTTGTCTTAGCTGTACACATCACGTGGCTCTGTTTTTAGAAGAGGGGGATACTGTCCTTGAGGGCTGCATAGACCGCTCTGGTGATGCCACCTTACAGCAGGGTGCTCTAACCCACTCAACCTAGTTACGGCACTTCTGGAAAGTAGATTTGATCCCATCTCATTGATAGTGACACCCTCTGGCAATAGACAAATTATCCAGCCTGCTACTGAGAGTGAACCTTCAAGAGAAGGTTCCCCTTTCCAGGAGGACCCATTATCCCACCCTTCTTGAATGGATGCCCAAATCCACCCTTCCAGTGGAAAAGGGGTCCTTATACACAAAGGCAGAGGGCATGAACTGAGAACTCAGGGGTTGTAAATTTTGCTTCTGCCACTAGCTTGCAGCCAGCCTCAGGTGATACAAATTGAGCCataccctagagcaggggttgagGGTTGTTAGGTGATCACCGGTTTTATCTCTAATCTTACCTATGACATTAAAAGTGTTTTGGATCAGAAAGTGACTTCTGCATTGTTCagaagagtggggggaggaggaagaaggtcTATTGGTTAATGGCTGCGGCTAAAGTCTCTGAGCCACTTGAGAAGTGAAGTTGATGGTCTCAATGCCACATTCTGGCAGCCATCTGTCTGCATCCCCAAACTACCACATACCATTGgtggtcatttttttttttttttcagcagaaGAACAAGACTGGAGTGACAGGGCATGTCTGGCTGCTGTAGGTCGGGCATGAGGTAGCAAGTGCTATTGGGCTTTGGCTTTTATCAGCACAGACCATTAAACAACGATGGGTAACCAAAGACAGTCACAAGGGACTAACGGGCAATTTGGATACAATGAGCAAAAATATAAGGAAGGGTTTAGAGAGCTATGGGGACTTGTAGATACATCAGACGCTCTGTGGAACAATTTAAAACGAAAGTAATGTGCCTCTGGGCAGCGGCTGAGCGCACAGTGCATTGTACAGTGTCCTCACCAGCCCTATCACGTGCAGGGTCTGGGGAGGCAGCTGTGGCTTAGGCCCCTCCTCAGTGGATTATTATTACAGCTAGAGAGAAGTGAAAATCAGTTTGACGTTTCCTGTGAGGAGTCTGAACTTAGCATATCAGAGGCACAGAAAGAAATCCATGACCCTGGTGACACAGGAAATGACATGTCatggactgaaaaaaaaaaattgatacaaGAACAGGGGGGTAGGGATAAGGGAGAGGACAAGGCCATTTTTAAACATCTCTTATTTCCCTTGTGTAAAGTGTCGGAGCAAACCCATTTTAAAGCCAGCCTAGATGTCTCAGCTGTAATTCAGCTCTTGGTGGTTTTCGGGAGGGCATTTCAAGTTGAGTTTGCAACCAGATGCAGGCAATGGGGAAGCAGAACTTTAGAAACTACCCTATATTAGCTACATGTGAAGCAGTAGTAGGGACTTTCTGGATCTATCTGATTGCTTTGCTAAGGCTGCTTAAACATGAGACGCTTCCTTTACAGAGTGAGCATCTTAAAGATGTTTACTGCAAATTCAGGCTGGGAAGGACCATGGAGATGCACCTCCCCATGGGGGAAGCACTCTGTATTCACACAGCATGGTTTGGCAAACCTTGTGGAAGCCATCTCCTTCATAAGCTGTATGGCTGCAGTGCTGAGGGCCCGAACCACTGGAGGATGAGGGTACTTCGAGTCTCAGGTGATCAGACCTTAAATGTGGTAGCAAGAAGAGGTAGAAGGGGCAGGCTGGACATCATCCTGCAGAGATCCCCTTCTCATGCCGGGGTATTGCCGTTGCTATTTATTTGCTGGGGGAACTTGGTCACAAGGGGCTAGGGTTCGTTCCACTGGAGTCTAAAGCAATAACTCTGGGCTGGTGGAGGTGGTTAATCTTTTACTACAGGCTCTATCAAGGTGGGGGAACTGATATGGCCATGGACCCAAAGTGCAGCCTCAGGGGCCATTCACTTGCAGGAAATGCCTTGTGCTGAAGCCATTATTGCTATTCAAGAGCTGAATGTCTTTTAAGAGAGTCTCTTCCAtcttggggggatgggagggggtttCACTCTTCAACATGTGCCAACCATGGGACGTGGCATCCGTGTCTCAGTTCCATGTGCAGCTCTTCTATTTCATAAAGAGAATTGAACACTTGGTCCATCATTCAAGCGGGGTGTGATGGTTGTTGCAGTTGGGCTTTTCTAATGTGTTTTAATGTACAATCTACAAGACTTTCTGTAAGTGACGGCGAGGAAACAGAAGCGCTTACCCTGATCTTACCGGCGTGGCTGCTGATCATTGACTGCTTGGTGCTTCTCGTGGGACCATACGTGGTCAACAGCCTTATTTATTACTTGCCTTTTTGGATACCCTTTTGTAACCTTACTAGCTTGGAAGGGAGACTGTCCTGTCCTGTATTGTGGAGGGCTAACCTGGGAAGATGGGGAACAGTACCAAAAATCTTGCAGCCCAAGCTCCCCCTtccttgggttttttgttttgttttgtttttttgttttttgggggtttttttagaaCGTCCATATCCTATTCCTTTTAAAGGATACACCAGGAAAACTTTCTGTATTAAAGTGCTGCTTCTAAAGCAGCAGGTTGTTGAATTTTGTATATATTTCTCATGCagctttatttataataaaagaaGTACATGAAGTCTTAAAGAAGagaagtgtgtgtctgtgtctgtgtgtttccTAGTCTCCTATAGGCTTGCACAGTTCCCAGAGGGAGCAGCAGGTTGGAGTTTGGGCGCTGTGGGTGGAATCCCCAACCCCAAAGAATaaactggaaaatttgtgttGACTTCAACACAGGTAGGAATTCACCCAATGGGTCTAAAGTCAGTTCTGATGTAAGTGGGTGTCACCCTTCTCCACTTCAGTGAAGTTGCAGCCATTTACATGAGGATTCAACCTGAGCTCCTGAATTTCCAGTTCTGCTGGAGGAATTCCATTCACTTTCCTGTCCGACAGGTACCTAGACAGCTCCAAACAAAGCCTCTATCTACTGCATACTTTGCTCAGCTCCTTCCCTTACATTTCAGTCGAAATGGCACTTAACTCGGAAACTAACTGTGTGGTTCTGTCTCTGAAAGGAAAGTGCTAAACAAAAGCTGTCAACCAGGCTATTTTAAATCAATATAAAGCTACATATAATAACAATTCTTAACAGTTCTCTAGTGACTCCCATCCCGGACTCTCCATGTTCTTCACAAGCCCATAATTAAGCCTTGCACCACCCAGTAAGAGTTATGACGGTGTTCTGCACTGAGCAGGTCGGGGGTAGGATAGTCCTAGTCTCTGACCAGGGCTCTTAGGTGCTGTGGCAGTACAGATAATAATAAGTTacttacccaaagtcacagagCCAAGCGGTGCAGTCAAGAGTTGCGTGTTGTCCTTTCCCAGCTCTCACCAATGGAAAACACTAGAGGAAGAACAGGAGTGTTGTGGCTTGGGTGCTGGATTTGGGTGTTGACGAAACATCTTGTGCCTCCTGTACTCTGCCACTACACGTTCTTTCAACAGTCGGTTTCATGGACCACAGAAGAGGCTTTTCCATTATTGCTCCTGTGCCTGAGATCTAAAGGATGGGGGCAAAATCAGCAAAAACAGCCCGTGTGGGGAAGACTGAAAGCCCCGGCGTTGatttctgttcctagctctgtcacAGTAAAGTTAGGTTTGGGGTCAAACCCATCTCTACTCTCGTTCCTCGGAGAGGTAGGTGTTGGTTTCCCCCATTTCATTGATGAGGAAACACAGCTAGAGAtggtaagtgacttgccaaagaccCTAAAGTAGTGGTCTCCAAACTGTTTTGATCGCGCACCACTATCAGTacaaaatttttgagcacgcaccccctgccgcgccggctctaccatttttgccaaagcgcaaaaaaaaaacaccactcaaactcccgcccgaactgccgaagcaaaaaaaatatatatacatacagtatTTGTGATGGACCCTCTGAGGTACCCAGCAATCTTGATATGTTAGCTGACTTAAGTTCCTCTGGGGCTGAA is a genomic window of Chrysemys picta bellii isolate R12L10 chromosome 7, ASM1138683v2, whole genome shotgun sequence containing:
- the ITPRIP gene encoding inositol 1,4,5-trisphosphate receptor-interacting protein isoform X1; its protein translation is MFTRVLTLGIVEGIAMPAGIFRVCLVVITAIVNHPLLFPKENATVPEYAEDIIQKMKAHEENLRLEQLRLEQEIAGQEAALKTLEKATETEEQNIKEPLPWDLWSAMSMVIFLLIELWRQDYQDGNWQESACEEDDMAVLGKAFKGVALPDKAALANFYERCILGATGDMARKRELVEGFADDLLEALRSVCNRDADMEVEESIGVGSMYENWRVNKPLVCDLIVPFTPPEPYCFRSQTWCSRESVRPDKQGYGTIKVCRADEDAAGCICGKTKLGEDMLCLLHSQTNQTRPSGEMEDLLCFKNTQYLDADQVMKWFQIAITKSWNKISHKYEFDVTFNLLDAPGALKIKFRSGKSIAFNLTPVVQCEDSDAYFISHFPRSGLTADPASSTDWFVTFAVYERRFIHSISKKLPANACHLSCLQILSFLHGKQCSLTGPSSLTNYHLKTVMLHLLQTRPYQDWASENLEARLQDMLKFLEKSLQEKKLCHFFIGNRKVPEVLNFPVVFQKAEPLNLFRPFVLHRDAYRKTVDTFHEMLRNTSALINEYTVHIPSVGHTNMLHKESL
- the ITPRIP gene encoding inositol 1,4,5-trisphosphate receptor-interacting protein isoform X2; the encoded protein is MPAGIFRVCLVVITAIVNHPLLFPKENATVPEYAEDIIQKMKAHEENLRLEQLRLEQEIAGQEAALKTLEKATETEEQNIKEPLPWDLWSAMSMVIFLLIELWRQDYQDGNWQESACEEDDMAVLGKAFKGVALPDKAALANFYERCILGATGDMARKRELVEGFADDLLEALRSVCNRDADMEVEESIGVGSMYENWRVNKPLVCDLIVPFTPPEPYCFRSQTWCSRESVRPDKQGYGTIKVCRADEDAAGCICGKTKLGEDMLCLLHSQTNQTRPSGEMEDLLCFKNTQYLDADQVMKWFQIAITKSWNKISHKYEFDVTFNLLDAPGALKIKFRSGKSIAFNLTPVVQCEDSDAYFISHFPRSGLTADPASSTDWFVTFAVYERRFIHSISKKLPANACHLSCLQILSFLHGKQCSLTGPSSLTNYHLKTVMLHLLQTRPYQDWASENLEARLQDMLKFLEKSLQEKKLCHFFIGNRKVPEVLNFPVVFQKAEPLNLFRPFVLHRDAYRKTVDTFHEMLRNTSALINEYTVHIPSVGHTNMLHKESL